CTGGCGCGACTGCAAAAAATTAGCTCGAGAACTGATACCATGATGGATGATAAGTTAATCGAGGCAATTATTCCGCCCCTCCACTTTGTTCCAGTGATAGCGGGGCTCTTTGTTTCCACGCAGTATCTGGGATTAGATGAGCCCTTAGCCGGACTATTGGGAAAAGTTATTCGTAGCTTGATTGTGTTCACTATCTTTTGGGCTCTTTATCGTGCGCTTGAACCACTGAGCCACCTTCTTCGCGGTTTGGAAAAGATTCTCACAAAAATGATGGTCCAGTGGGTCTTCAAAGTCCTTAGAGTCGTGGTGATATTTGTGGGTGGTGCAGTCGTACTTGAGATATGGGGTATTCGCATCGGGCCTCTGTTAGCAGGGTTAGGATTGTTTGGTGCTGCCGTAGCGCTTGGTGCGCAAGATCTCTTCAAAAACTTGATAGCAGGAGTAACTGTTATCAGCGAGAAGAGATTTCAGCCCGGTGAGTGGATTAAAGTTGAGGGTGTTGTTGAAGGCACAGTGGAAGACATCGGATTTCGGTCGACCAAGATTCGTCGTTTTGATAAAGCTCCGGTTCATGTGCCAAATTCTAGTCTTGCGGATGCAGTCGTCACAAATTTCAGTCGAATGACCCATCGGAGAATCTATTGGAAGTTAGGTGTTGAGTACAAGACGACCGTCGAACAGCTTAAGATTATCAGGGATGAGATTGAGAGTTATGTAAAAGAGAATAAAGACTTTGAGTCCTCCGAGAATGTTTCAACATTTGTGAGAGTCGATAGCTTTGGACCGTCTTCAATCGACTTCCTCGTTTATTGTTTCACCAAGACTACGATTTGGGGAGAATGGTTGGAGGTAAAGGAGCAGCTTGCTCTCGCAATCAAAGATATTGTTGAGAAGAAAGCGAAAGCCGGCTTCGCTTTTCCCTCACAGTCTCTATATGTTGAAAAGTTTGCAGGCGAGCTGCCTGAAGTATTTATACCGCCACAACATAACTAGAAAGCAACCGTAAATCACACATGGTTTAGGGATGGAATCATTCGTGTTGTAGTTCTAGTTTGAGTCATTGAGGGTCTTTTTAATCTCAGCAACATTTCTATTATAAGGATAATGTGCTAGTTCTCGATTAAATGCAGCCTCTGCTTCTTCTCGTTTCCCGAGCTGATATAAGCATAAACCCTTTACAAGCTCGAGATTCTCTCTTCTGATATCAATATGTTCGGCAAGATGAATGCAATCAAGTCCAGCTGTTGGACAGATCTGAGCTTGACGTAGTGCCTGAGAGATAAGACGCTCTACATCAATTTCAGAGCATTCTTTTTTGGATCTAATATAGAGAATATTATCTGAAATGTGCATGATATCGCTGTCCTCTTTATCGGATATCGGTATTCTGTCTTTTGCCAATACTTCACCCATTTAGATGAAAAGGCTGTCCAGAAAGGATTCGATAAACCAATGCTCCAGAATAGCCCGGGTAAATCCAGAGATTCCTAGTAATTACAAGATCTTATTCATATTCGGAAGTTTGATCTGAGCCCTTCCCTGAACGTCTCAATAACGAATTCAAGCATTTCTCGAGTCAGTCCTGGATAAACACCGATCCAGAAGCATTGATTCATTACAAAATCACAATTACGCAACTCTCCGATAATTCGGTGTTGAATATTGCGATATGCAGGTTGCTTTATGAGATTTCCTCCAAAAAGCAGTCGGGTAGCAATTTGTTTATTGTTTAAGTAAGCAACGACATCGTTGCGACAAAAAGGGGCAGACTCACGAATAGAAATTGGGAAGCCAAACCAGCTCGGATCACTATGCTGGGTGGCTTCTGGCAAA
The bacterium DNA segment above includes these coding regions:
- a CDS encoding mechanosensitive ion channel family protein, which codes for MGIDTVTLSDITQVDSFIAFWSLLVDVWRYGLMGIDIGRILTALLIFSIFLLIRGLFSKYVLARLQKISSRTDTMMDDKLIEAIIPPLHFVPVIAGLFVSTQYLGLDEPLAGLLGKVIRSLIVFTIFWALYRALEPLSHLLRGLEKILTKMMVQWVFKVLRVVVIFVGGAVVLEIWGIRIGPLLAGLGLFGAAVALGAQDLFKNLIAGVTVISEKRFQPGEWIKVEGVVEGTVEDIGFRSTKIRRFDKAPVHVPNSSLADAVVTNFSRMTHRRIYWKLGVEYKTTVEQLKIIRDEIESYVKENKDFESSENVSTFVRVDSFGPSSIDFLVYCFTKTTIWGEWLEVKEQLALAIKDIVEKKAKAGFAFPSQSLYVEKFAGELPEVFIPPQHN